Proteins encoded in a region of the Benincasa hispida cultivar B227 chromosome 2, ASM972705v1, whole genome shotgun sequence genome:
- the LOC120072323 gene encoding uncharacterized protein LOC120072323 isoform X4, translated as MLISNISTAKEANFIFKSLAELINRTKLKSVCNLGVWCISIQQLDADILAVHFQSLLLAVTYALDNPNGSLSTTFEAMQAITKLAAKLSDKMRESSNIWAPSIYRRLLSSDKRERDMSERCLLKIRSIILPPPLVLSKALVKDMKESLLIGMDKLLNLGMKVQTIAAWGWFIRILGSHSMKNRNLVNNMLKIPEWTFSDHDPQVQIASQVAWEGVIDALVHTPALPCEINLVKDKDSNQTVQTLNGNNCEIQANGFSKSIKLIMVPLVGVMLSKCDISVHLSCLNTWHYLLYKLDSFVNSPSMIKLVLEPILKEIFRLNPDNENIRLWTTCLSLLDDFLLVKCSHMDNDVTAQLCDKSEAGTSKIEYSETGKRSWKQCPIRWLPWNLNHLDFHLKMICVITNSASMETFSDENRTFAYDACQRLFKSVLSGLQLELKKPSANYDDVMFGLREILKFLRHLSDDIIGDIYIHHHLHYAVLHFIEAVTKELEPSILGSPLYEVELDLKAMDAVQSVNHTSYEQVLGVPSISYMDKVSPIVYLVVMYSLVAVRSTSTMCLTDCILKEMHIYFELVFSSFIPPDNLLAAILVLHKNIMPSSLKIWIAIAKGLMESSTMRHHLTLKTKSEIKGVNAICLLLSYPFVVCSSKELCGSPLESPELESVVQVWKSLYSSVNTLQLDSSMSISFTEGLASMLNGCLNDQSMPGCGNESCSSCEGFSADFLSILVDIVINILKGLQISKRRSDRDRIMREDSNCEKSSFSSSSLRLAARFIELLWIKQGKSSSSWLSRVFSALAQFVSCLHLKQDIYEFIEIISSPLLLWLTKMETLDENINSELQILWSKIISHLQKGCPSLAFDSAFLRLMAPLLEKTLDHPNPSISEPTIMFWSFSFGEHLLASYPQNLLPVLHKLSRNRRIKLQKRCLWVIEQCPARQENADPPFSHKVSATSIKSSKRIELMTTTNHDKHKEDASRSNPKRKKIELTQHQKEVRRAQQGRTRDCDGHGPGIRTYTSLDFSQVVNDSEESQDTQNLDSILGDGKS; from the exons GCTATTACAAAGCTGGCAGCCAAATTAAGTGATAAAATGAGAGAGTCATCCAATATATGGGCTCCTTCTATATACAGACGACTTCTTAGCTCCGATAAAAGAGAGAGGGATATGTCGGAGAGATGTTTGTTGAAGATCAGGTCCATAATATTACCTCCTCCGCTAGTTTTGTCCAAG GCGCTTGTGAAAGATATGAAGGAATCATTGCTTATTGGAATGGATAAGTTATTAAATCTTGGAATGAAGGTTCAGACTATTGCAGCTTGGGGATGGTTCATCCGGATACTAGGATCTCATTCCATGAAGAACAGAAATTTGGTAAATAATATGCTTAAAATTCCTGAGTGGACATTTTCAGATCATGACCCTCAAGTTCAGATTGCTTCTCAG GTTGCATGGGAAGGTGTAATTGATGCTCTTGTTCACACTCCAGCTCTACCGTGtgagattaatttggtcaagGATAAGGACAGCAATCAAACTGTGCAAACATTAAATGGGAATAATTGTGAAATCCAAGCAAATGGGTTTTCGAAAAGTATAAAGCTGATCATGGTGCCTTTGGTTGGTGTCATGCTGAGTAAATGTGACATATCTGTTCACCTTTCATGTTTGAACACATGGCATTATCTGCTCTATAAACTTGACTCATTTGTAAACAGTCCATCCATGATAAAATTAGTGTTAGAGCCTATTCTCAAGGAAATTTTCCGGCTTAATCCAGATAATGAAAATATCAGATTGTGGACTACGTGCTTAAGTTTGCTGGATGATTTTCTATTGGTGAAGTGTTCACACATGGATAATGATGTAACTGCCCAATTATGCGACAAATCAGAAGCGGGGACATCCAAGATTGAATATTCAGAAACTGGTAAAAGGTCTTGGAAGCAGTGTCCTATAAGGTGGTTGCCATGGAATCTAAATCATCTGGACtttcatttaaaaatgatttgtgTTATCACCAATTCAGCATCAATGGAGACCTTCAGCGATGAAAATAGGACTTTTGCATATGATGCTTGTCAAAGGTTATTTAAATCTGTCCTAAGTGGACTCCAATTAGAGCTAAAAAAGCCATCTGCTAATTATGATGATGTTATGTTTGGTTTGAGggaaattttaaagtttttaagACATCTGTCTGATGATATAATTGGTGATATCTATATTCACCATCATTTACATTATGCTGTCCTTCACTTTATTGAGGCTGTCACCAAGGAGTTAGAACCTTCTATACTAGGATCCCCTCTTTATGAGGTTGAATTAGACCTCAAGGCAATGGATGCAGTCCAATCGGTCAACCACACCAGCTATGAACAAGTTCTTGGTGTCCCTTCTATATCTTACATGGATAAGGTATCACCTATAGTTTATTTAGTTGTAATGTACAGTTTAGTTGCAGTTCGGTCTACTTCGACAATGTGCCTCACGGATTGCATCCTTAAGGAAATGCACATATATTTTGAACTTGTATTTTCTTCATTTATACCTCCAGATAATCTACTTGCAGCTATTTTAGTTCTGCACAAAAACATTATGCCCAGTAGCCTGAAGATATGGATAGCAATAGCAAAAGGTTTGATGGAGAGCAGTACTATGAGGCATCATCTCACTTTGAAAACCAAGTCAGAAATTAAAGGGGTGAATGCCATATGCCTTCTCCTCTCCTACCCTTTTGTTGTATGCTCTTCAAAAGAATTGTGTGGCTCTCCGCTGGAGAGTCCTGAGCTTGAATCTGTTGTCCAAGTTTGGAAGTCGCTTTATAGTTCTGTGAACACATTGCAGCTTGACAGTTCCATGAGTATCAGTTTTACTGAGGGTTTGGCTTCTATGTTAAACGGATGCCTCAATGATCAAAGCATGCCTGGGTGTGGGAATGAATCTTGCTCAAGTTGTGAAGGTTTTAGTGCTGATTTCCTCTCAATACTAGTTGACATTGTCATAAACATCTTGAAAGGGCTTCAAATTTCCAAGAGAAGATCAGATAGAGATAGAATTATGAGAGAAGACAGTAACTGTGAAAAATCCAGCTTCAGTAGTTCTAGCTTGAGATTGGCTGCTAG ATTTATTGAACTATTATGGATAAAGCAAGGAAAAAGTTCATCAAGTTGGCTTTCCAG AGTATTTTCGGCATTGGCTCAATTTGTCAGCTGCCTTCACTTGAAACAAGATATATATGAGTTCATAGAG ATTATATCCTCTCCATTGCTTTTGTGGTTGACCAAAATGGAGACATTGGATGAAAACATTAACAGTGAGCTTCAAATCCTTTGGTCTAAAATCATTAGTCATTTGCAAAAGGGTTGCCCTTCATTAGCCTTTGACTCTGCCTTTCTGAGGCTTATGGCACCTCTACTCGAAAAAACTCTCGATCACCCGAATCCCTCCATTTCAGAGCCGACCATTATGTTCTGGAGTTTCTCATTCGGTGAACATTTACTTGCAAGTTACCCTCAAAATTTGCTTCCTGTACTACACAAGCTATCAAGAAATAGAAGAATAAAACTCCAGAAGAGATGCTTGTGGGTAATTGAACAATGCCCTGCAAGACAAGAAAATGCTGATCCTCCCTTTAGCCACAAAGTGAGTGCAACATCCATCAAGAGCTCAAAAAGAATTGAATTAATGACAACTACAAATCATGACAAGCACAAGGAGGATGCCTCGAGGTCTAATCCGAAAAGGAAGAAGATCGAATTAACTCAACATCAAAAGGAAGTAAGACGAGCTCAACAAGGACGGACACGGGATTGTGATGGACATGGTCCAGGCATTCGGACGTACACAAGCCTTGATTTTTCACAAGTAGTTAATGATTCTGAGGAAAGCCAAGACACCCAAAATCTAGATTCCATCTTGGGAGATGGCAAGAGCTGA